The following coding sequences lie in one Gemmatimonadaceae bacterium genomic window:
- a CDS encoding M28 family metallopeptidase codes for MRAPTRLVALGTLCALIHASAFSQSAPKRTAARVDSLRGFSAAAAGRERTIETALARALSRDSTGEYFRYLTDEPHPAGSVRNKELADFIADKYRAWGLDHVTLHRYDVLLPWPREVSVTMTAPTVYRASLKEDAYAQDPHSAKDAGITYLGMSASGDITGELMYASSGNPSDYDWLEQHGVNLAGKIALVRYSVPYSYRGFKALTAEKRGIKALLIYSDPAEDGFKKGRTFPDGPWGPESHIQRGALTYDFMVAGDPLTPGYASLPGAPRIKEADALSIPKIMMVPMSYRDARPLLQALGGPTAPASWQGALGFPYRVGAGPATVRVKVDMDDATRPIWVVEGRITGTDEPDKYVVLGNHRDAWVYGAVDPSSGTATQMELARVLGAQAKAGQRPKRTIVFASWDAEEWHLTGSTEWGEQFADDLRQNAIAYLNVDGSTSGSDFGAGAIASLNPLVAQSVRDVKDPVASGSVLDAWGRALRSEKTEANIGGGATRATSARRPIDYPGNALGSGSDYTVFLNFLGLPVIEMSFNGPYGVYHSAYDDYYWMTHFGDPGFKYMTTMAEVWGRMALRLANAEHYPHDFAIYAQRAGGFIAALAAQPAVKSKLDFTAVRAARVRWSAAAQALEHVLAATLAAPPSENRTARLAEMNEAMREVEQTLLNADGIPGRPWFKHVLYAPKYTYAAMTLPGVQEAVDTGDWERARAQLAIVTARIDAAAAATRRAARP; via the coding sequence ATGCGCGCACCAACTCGCCTGGTCGCCCTTGGAACTCTTTGCGCACTGATTCACGCCAGCGCGTTCAGTCAGTCGGCACCCAAACGCACGGCAGCGCGAGTGGACTCCCTACGAGGCTTCTCCGCTGCGGCCGCCGGTCGCGAACGCACCATTGAAACAGCGCTCGCGCGTGCCCTCAGCCGCGATTCCACGGGTGAGTACTTCCGGTACCTCACCGACGAGCCACACCCGGCCGGCTCGGTGCGCAACAAGGAGCTGGCCGACTTCATTGCCGACAAGTATCGCGCGTGGGGCCTCGACCATGTGACCCTGCACCGGTACGACGTGCTGCTGCCATGGCCGCGCGAAGTGAGCGTTACGATGACCGCGCCTACTGTGTACCGCGCGTCACTCAAGGAAGACGCGTACGCCCAAGACCCGCATTCGGCGAAGGATGCGGGCATCACCTATCTGGGCATGAGTGCGTCCGGCGACATCACCGGTGAACTCATGTACGCCTCCAGTGGCAATCCGTCCGACTACGATTGGCTGGAACAGCACGGTGTGAACCTTGCCGGCAAAATCGCCCTGGTGCGCTACTCGGTGCCGTACAGCTATCGCGGCTTCAAGGCACTCACCGCCGAAAAACGCGGCATCAAGGCGTTGCTCATTTACTCCGATCCCGCCGAAGACGGGTTCAAGAAAGGCAGGACGTTTCCCGATGGCCCGTGGGGTCCGGAAAGTCACATTCAGCGTGGCGCGCTCACCTACGACTTCATGGTGGCCGGTGATCCGCTCACGCCGGGATACGCGTCATTGCCGGGTGCACCACGCATTAAGGAAGCCGACGCGCTGTCGATCCCGAAAATCATGATGGTGCCCATGTCGTATCGCGATGCGCGGCCTCTGTTACAGGCGCTGGGCGGACCGACGGCACCAGCGTCATGGCAAGGCGCGTTGGGATTCCCCTACCGTGTTGGTGCAGGACCGGCCACGGTGCGCGTGAAAGTGGACATGGACGACGCCACACGCCCCATCTGGGTGGTGGAAGGCCGTATCACCGGCACCGACGAACCGGACAAGTACGTGGTACTCGGCAATCATCGCGACGCGTGGGTGTACGGCGCGGTCGATCCGTCGTCGGGCACGGCCACGCAAATGGAACTCGCCCGCGTGCTGGGCGCACAGGCCAAGGCCGGTCAGCGACCCAAGCGCACCATCGTGTTCGCCAGTTGGGATGCGGAAGAGTGGCACCTGACAGGGTCCACCGAGTGGGGCGAACAGTTTGCCGACGATCTGCGCCAAAACGCCATCGCCTATCTCAACGTGGATGGTTCCACCAGCGGCTCGGATTTTGGCGCGGGGGCGATTGCAAGTCTCAATCCACTGGTCGCGCAGAGTGTGCGTGATGTGAAAGATCCGGTCGCGTCGGGTTCGGTGCTCGATGCCTGGGGTCGTGCACTGCGCTCGGAAAAGACCGAGGCGAATATTGGCGGCGGCGCCACACGCGCTACCTCCGCGCGGCGACCCATCGACTATCCCGGAAACGCGCTGGGATCAGGATCCGACTACACCGTGTTCCTGAATTTTCTGGGGTTGCCCGTCATCGAGATGAGTTTCAACGGACCGTACGGCGTGTATCACTCCGCCTACGACGACTACTACTGGATGACCCACTTCGGCGACCCGGGCTTCAAGTACATGACCACGATGGCCGAAGTGTGGGGCCGTATGGCGTTGCGGCTGGCGAACGCCGAGCACTATCCGCACGACTTCGCGATCTATGCGCAACGGGCTGGTGGGTTCATAGCGGCGCTCGCGGCGCAGCCTGCGGTGAAATCCAAGCTTGACTTCACCGCGGTGCGGGCGGCGCGCGTACGATGGAGCGCCGCAGCGCAGGCACTGGAACACGTGCTGGCGGCGACACTCGCCGCGCCGCCCTCGGAAAACCGCACTGCCAGACTGGCCGAGATGAACGAGGCCATGCGGGAGGTGGAGCAGACACTGCTCAATGCCGACGGGATTCCCGGTCGGCCGTGGTTCAAGCATGTGCTGTACGCGCCCAAGTACACCTACGCAGCCATGACGCTGCCCGGCGTGCAGGAGGCGGTGGACACCGGCGACTGGGAACGGGCGCGGGCGCAACTGGCGATTGTGACGGCGAGGATTGATGCGGCGGCGGCGGCGACTCGGCGCGCGGCGCGGCCGTGA
- a CDS encoding S9 family peptidase: MRRSLLLALVLLPLSAQAQKRAMTFADLSAVRVAGDPQLSPDGRTILYSVRTTDLAANRRAGRTYAITATGGTPRVFPDDSTAASEARWSPDGKRVAFIARGALWVTDAEGHARRSIVQLWGGVTGAKWSPDGTRLLFTSRVYPSCTTDACNADSAKKAESNPSKARTADRLMYRHWDTWDDGSRSHLFVVSSEGGKARDLMPGVRLEVPPAPFGGPEAYNWSHDGREIAFTAKAETANEAWVTDLNVYTVPADGGALTVITQANKGADQNPVYSPDGKYIAYASQRRAGFEADRWRLMLRNRTTGATADLLPNWDRNADAVQFVDAHTVLIETSDAGRTKLFQAGIPAAFGSKVPSGAVGIAASAASPPIRLVGEHNSSAFTFATAAGADGLRTIAFVRDAIHLPPEIHAGQLSNTSVVGERAVSHENDALVAQLDLPAAEDYRFTGAGGASVHGFVVKPPGFDPAKKWPVLLLIHGGPQGAWLDNWGSRWSFELFAATGVAVIAINPRGSTGYGQAFVDGVSKDWGGKVYTDLMNGLDAALANNKWMDSTRLGAADGSFGGYMVNWIAGHNQRFKALATHAGVYNLEHMSGATEELWFTDWEFGGPMWDANALNTQYRRWSPHLSAGKFRTPTLVLHGEKDFRVPFTEGVAMFTALQRQGVPSRFVEFPDEGHWILKPANAQVWWKEMQGWFKQYLTAPRQ, translated from the coding sequence ATGCGTCGTTCGCTGCTGCTCGCGCTGGTATTGCTCCCGCTGTCCGCCCAGGCGCAAAAGCGCGCCATGACCTTCGCCGATCTTTCCGCCGTTCGCGTGGCCGGAGATCCCCAGCTGTCGCCGGACGGCCGGACGATCCTCTACTCAGTGCGGACGACCGATCTGGCCGCCAACCGCCGAGCCGGGCGCACTTACGCCATCACTGCGACCGGCGGAACGCCTCGTGTCTTCCCCGACGACTCGACAGCCGCCAGCGAGGCGCGCTGGTCGCCTGACGGCAAACGCGTGGCCTTCATCGCGCGCGGCGCGCTCTGGGTGACCGATGCCGAGGGGCATGCGCGTCGATCCATCGTGCAGCTCTGGGGCGGTGTTACGGGTGCCAAGTGGTCGCCCGACGGCACCCGTCTGCTCTTCACGTCCCGGGTGTACCCATCGTGCACCACCGATGCCTGCAACGCCGATTCCGCCAAGAAGGCCGAGTCGAATCCATCCAAGGCGCGCACCGCCGACCGTTTGATGTACCGGCATTGGGACACGTGGGACGACGGGTCGCGGTCACATCTCTTTGTCGTGTCGAGTGAAGGCGGCAAAGCGCGCGATCTCATGCCCGGGGTGCGACTGGAAGTGCCGCCAGCCCCATTTGGCGGACCCGAGGCCTACAACTGGTCGCACGATGGACGCGAGATTGCCTTCACGGCGAAAGCCGAGACGGCGAATGAAGCCTGGGTGACCGACCTGAACGTGTACACGGTGCCCGCCGACGGCGGCGCCCTCACCGTGATCACGCAGGCCAACAAGGGAGCCGACCAGAATCCGGTGTATTCGCCTGATGGCAAGTACATCGCCTACGCCTCGCAGCGACGCGCCGGATTCGAAGCCGATCGCTGGCGTCTCATGCTGCGCAATCGCACGACTGGTGCCACCGCGGACTTGCTGCCAAACTGGGATCGCAACGCTGACGCGGTGCAATTTGTTGATGCGCACACCGTGCTCATTGAAACGAGTGACGCGGGCCGCACCAAACTCTTCCAGGCCGGCATTCCGGCGGCCTTTGGATCGAAGGTGCCATCTGGCGCGGTGGGAATCGCGGCCAGCGCGGCGTCACCGCCCATCCGGTTGGTAGGTGAGCACAATTCCAGTGCGTTCACCTTTGCGACGGCCGCCGGTGCCGATGGTTTGCGCACGATCGCGTTTGTGCGCGACGCCATTCATCTGCCGCCGGAGATTCATGCCGGACAACTCTCCAACACTTCGGTGGTTGGCGAACGCGCCGTGTCTCACGAGAACGATGCGCTGGTGGCCCAGCTCGATCTGCCGGCGGCAGAAGACTATCGTTTCACCGGTGCTGGCGGGGCGAGCGTCCACGGATTCGTGGTGAAGCCGCCGGGTTTCGACCCCGCGAAGAAGTGGCCGGTGCTGTTGCTCATTCACGGTGGTCCGCAGGGCGCGTGGCTGGACAACTGGGGATCGCGCTGGAGTTTCGAACTCTTTGCCGCAACGGGCGTCGCGGTAATTGCGATCAATCCGCGCGGCAGCACGGGATATGGCCAGGCGTTTGTAGACGGTGTGTCGAAAGACTGGGGTGGCAAGGTCTACACCGATCTCATGAACGGGCTCGACGCCGCACTGGCTAACAACAAATGGATGGACTCCACACGCCTGGGCGCCGCCGACGGTTCATTTGGCGGCTACATGGTGAACTGGATTGCCGGACACAATCAGCGATTCAAGGCGTTGGCCACGCATGCCGGCGTGTACAATCTGGAGCACATGAGTGGTGCCACCGAAGAATTGTGGTTCACCGACTGGGAGTTTGGTGGACCCATGTGGGACGCCAACGCGCTGAATACGCAGTATCGTCGCTGGTCTCCGCACCTGTCAGCCGGGAAGTTCCGCACACCCACACTCGTGCTGCACGGCGAAAAGGACTTTCGCGTGCCGTTCACGGAAGGCGTGGCCATGTTCACCGCGCTCCAGCGTCAGGGTGTGCCCAGTCGGTTCGTGGAATTTCCCGACGAAGGTCACTGGATTCTCAAACCGGCCAACGCGCAGGTGTGGTGGAAGGAAATGCAGGGGTGGTTCAAGCAGTATCTCACCGCACCCCGGCAGTAA